From the Panthera leo isolate Ple1 chromosome C1, P.leo_Ple1_pat1.1, whole genome shotgun sequence genome, one window contains:
- the CDCA7 gene encoding cell division cycle-associated protein 7 isoform X1, producing the protein MDARRVRQKGHGVKKNLKKFRYVKLISMETSSSSDDSCDSFASDNFANTKPKFRSDISEELANVFYEDSDNESFCGFSESEVQDVLDHCGFLQKPRPDVTKELASIFHADSDDESFCGFSESEIQDGMRLQSDHTGCRTRSQCRRSGPLRVAMKFPTQNTRGAANKRAAPPEPSENSVTDSSSDSEDENGMNFLEKRALNIKQNKAMLAKLMSELESFPGSFPGRRSLPGPSSQSKTTRRRTFPGVASRRNPERRARPLTRSRSRILGSLSALPPEEEEEEEEDKFMLVRKRKTMDNYMNEDDMPRNRRAGSMTLPHIIRPVEEITEEELENICNNSREKIYNRSLGSTCHQCRQKTIDTKTNCRNPECWGVRGQFCGPCLRNRYGEEVKDALLDPNWYCPPCRRICNCSFCRQRDGRCATGVLVYLAKYHGFGNVHAYLKSLKQEFEMQA; encoded by the exons ATGGACGCTCGCCGCGTGCGG CAAAAGGGTCACGGAGTAAAGAAGAACTTAAAGAAATTTAGATACGTGAAGTTGATTTCCATGGAAACCTCGTCATCCTCTGATGACAGTTGTGACAGCTTTGCTTCTGATAATTTTGCAAACACG aaaccTAAATTCAGGTCAGATATCAGTGAAGAACTGGCAAATGTTTTTTATGAGGACTCTGATAATGAATCTTTCTGCGGCTTTTCAGAAAGTGAGGTGCAAGATGTGTTAGACCATTGTGGATTTTTACAGAAACCAAGGCCAGATGTCACTAAAGAACTGGCCAGTATTTTTCATGCCGACTCTGACGATGAATCATTTTGCGGTTTCTCAGAGAGTGAGATACAAGATGGAATG AGACTGCAGTCAGACCACACTGGCTGCAGGACCCGAAGCCAGTGCAGAAGGTCGGGACCCCTCCGCGTGGCCATGAAGTTTCCAACTCAGAACACCAGGGGAGCCGCCAACAAGAGAGCAGCACCCCCAGAACCCTCTGAGAATTCTGTGACCGATTCCAGTTCTGATTCAGAAGATGAAAATGGCATGAATTTTTTGGAGAAAAGAGctttaaatataaagcaaaacaaagcaatg cTTGCAAAACTAATGTCAGAATTAGAAAGTTTCCCTGGCTCATTCCCTGGAAGGCGTTCCCTACCAGGCCCCAGTTCG CAATCAAAGACAACCCGGAGGCGTACATTCCCAGGTGTTGCTTCCAGAAGAAACCCTGAACGGAGAGCTCGTCCTCTCACCAGGTCAAGGTCCCGGATCCTTGGGTCCCTTAGTGCTCTGCccccagaagaggaggaggaagaggaggaagataaaTTCATGTtggtgagaaagaggaagaccaTGGACAACTACATGAAT GAAGATGACATGCCCAGAAATCGTCGTGCCGGATCCATGACCCTCCCACATATAATTCGCCCTGTGGAAGAAATTACAGAGGAAGAGCTGGAGAACATCTGTAATAACTCTCGAGAGAAGATCTATAACCGTTCATTG GGATCTACTTGCCACCAATGCCGCCAGAAAACTATCGATACCAAAACAAACTGTAGAAACCCGGAGTGTTGGGGTGTTCGTGGCCAGTTCTGTGGCCCCTGCCTTCGAAACCGTTATGGTGAAGAAGTCAAGGATGCTCTGCTGGATCCA AACTGGTATTGTCCGCCTTGCCGCCGAATCTGCAACTGCAGTTTCTGTCGGCAGCGAGATGGGCGGTGTGCGACTGGGGTCCTTGTGTATTTAGCCAAATACCATGGCTTTGGGAACGTGCATGCTTACTTGAAAAG tCTGAAACAGGAATTCGAAATGCAAGCATAG
- the CDCA7 gene encoding cell division cycle-associated protein 7 isoform X3 produces MDARRVRQKGHGVKKNLKKFRYVKLISMETSSSSDDSCDSFASDNFANTKPRPDVTKELASIFHADSDDESFCGFSESEIQDGMRLQSDHTGCRTRSQCRRSGPLRVAMKFPTQNTRGAANKRAAPPEPSENSVTDSSSDSEDENGMNFLEKRALNIKQNKAMLAKLMSELESFPGSFPGRRSLPGPSSQSKTTRRRTFPGVASRRNPERRARPLTRSRSRILGSLSALPPEEEEEEEEDKFMLVRKRKTMDNYMNEDDMPRNRRAGSMTLPHIIRPVEEITEEELENICNNSREKIYNRSLGSTCHQCRQKTIDTKTNCRNPECWGVRGQFCGPCLRNRYGEEVKDALLDPNWYCPPCRRICNCSFCRQRDGRCATGVLVYLAKYHGFGNVHAYLKSLKQEFEMQA; encoded by the exons ATGGACGCTCGCCGCGTGCGG CAAAAGGGTCACGGAGTAAAGAAGAACTTAAAGAAATTTAGATACGTGAAGTTGATTTCCATGGAAACCTCGTCATCCTCTGATGACAGTTGTGACAGCTTTGCTTCTGATAATTTTGCAAACACG AAACCAAGGCCAGATGTCACTAAAGAACTGGCCAGTATTTTTCATGCCGACTCTGACGATGAATCATTTTGCGGTTTCTCAGAGAGTGAGATACAAGATGGAATG AGACTGCAGTCAGACCACACTGGCTGCAGGACCCGAAGCCAGTGCAGAAGGTCGGGACCCCTCCGCGTGGCCATGAAGTTTCCAACTCAGAACACCAGGGGAGCCGCCAACAAGAGAGCAGCACCCCCAGAACCCTCTGAGAATTCTGTGACCGATTCCAGTTCTGATTCAGAAGATGAAAATGGCATGAATTTTTTGGAGAAAAGAGctttaaatataaagcaaaacaaagcaatg cTTGCAAAACTAATGTCAGAATTAGAAAGTTTCCCTGGCTCATTCCCTGGAAGGCGTTCCCTACCAGGCCCCAGTTCG CAATCAAAGACAACCCGGAGGCGTACATTCCCAGGTGTTGCTTCCAGAAGAAACCCTGAACGGAGAGCTCGTCCTCTCACCAGGTCAAGGTCCCGGATCCTTGGGTCCCTTAGTGCTCTGCccccagaagaggaggaggaagaggaggaagataaaTTCATGTtggtgagaaagaggaagaccaTGGACAACTACATGAAT GAAGATGACATGCCCAGAAATCGTCGTGCCGGATCCATGACCCTCCCACATATAATTCGCCCTGTGGAAGAAATTACAGAGGAAGAGCTGGAGAACATCTGTAATAACTCTCGAGAGAAGATCTATAACCGTTCATTG GGATCTACTTGCCACCAATGCCGCCAGAAAACTATCGATACCAAAACAAACTGTAGAAACCCGGAGTGTTGGGGTGTTCGTGGCCAGTTCTGTGGCCCCTGCCTTCGAAACCGTTATGGTGAAGAAGTCAAGGATGCTCTGCTGGATCCA AACTGGTATTGTCCGCCTTGCCGCCGAATCTGCAACTGCAGTTTCTGTCGGCAGCGAGATGGGCGGTGTGCGACTGGGGTCCTTGTGTATTTAGCCAAATACCATGGCTTTGGGAACGTGCATGCTTACTTGAAAAG tCTGAAACAGGAATTCGAAATGCAAGCATAG
- the CDCA7 gene encoding cell division cycle-associated protein 7 isoform X2 → METSSSSDDSCDSFASDNFANTKPKFRSDISEELANVFYEDSDNESFCGFSESEVQDVLDHCGFLQKPRPDVTKELASIFHADSDDESFCGFSESEIQDGMRLQSDHTGCRTRSQCRRSGPLRVAMKFPTQNTRGAANKRAAPPEPSENSVTDSSSDSEDENGMNFLEKRALNIKQNKAMLAKLMSELESFPGSFPGRRSLPGPSSQSKTTRRRTFPGVASRRNPERRARPLTRSRSRILGSLSALPPEEEEEEEEDKFMLVRKRKTMDNYMNEDDMPRNRRAGSMTLPHIIRPVEEITEEELENICNNSREKIYNRSLGSTCHQCRQKTIDTKTNCRNPECWGVRGQFCGPCLRNRYGEEVKDALLDPNWYCPPCRRICNCSFCRQRDGRCATGVLVYLAKYHGFGNVHAYLKSLKQEFEMQA, encoded by the exons ATGGAAACCTCGTCATCCTCTGATGACAGTTGTGACAGCTTTGCTTCTGATAATTTTGCAAACACG aaaccTAAATTCAGGTCAGATATCAGTGAAGAACTGGCAAATGTTTTTTATGAGGACTCTGATAATGAATCTTTCTGCGGCTTTTCAGAAAGTGAGGTGCAAGATGTGTTAGACCATTGTGGATTTTTACAGAAACCAAGGCCAGATGTCACTAAAGAACTGGCCAGTATTTTTCATGCCGACTCTGACGATGAATCATTTTGCGGTTTCTCAGAGAGTGAGATACAAGATGGAATG AGACTGCAGTCAGACCACACTGGCTGCAGGACCCGAAGCCAGTGCAGAAGGTCGGGACCCCTCCGCGTGGCCATGAAGTTTCCAACTCAGAACACCAGGGGAGCCGCCAACAAGAGAGCAGCACCCCCAGAACCCTCTGAGAATTCTGTGACCGATTCCAGTTCTGATTCAGAAGATGAAAATGGCATGAATTTTTTGGAGAAAAGAGctttaaatataaagcaaaacaaagcaatg cTTGCAAAACTAATGTCAGAATTAGAAAGTTTCCCTGGCTCATTCCCTGGAAGGCGTTCCCTACCAGGCCCCAGTTCG CAATCAAAGACAACCCGGAGGCGTACATTCCCAGGTGTTGCTTCCAGAAGAAACCCTGAACGGAGAGCTCGTCCTCTCACCAGGTCAAGGTCCCGGATCCTTGGGTCCCTTAGTGCTCTGCccccagaagaggaggaggaagaggaggaagataaaTTCATGTtggtgagaaagaggaagaccaTGGACAACTACATGAAT GAAGATGACATGCCCAGAAATCGTCGTGCCGGATCCATGACCCTCCCACATATAATTCGCCCTGTGGAAGAAATTACAGAGGAAGAGCTGGAGAACATCTGTAATAACTCTCGAGAGAAGATCTATAACCGTTCATTG GGATCTACTTGCCACCAATGCCGCCAGAAAACTATCGATACCAAAACAAACTGTAGAAACCCGGAGTGTTGGGGTGTTCGTGGCCAGTTCTGTGGCCCCTGCCTTCGAAACCGTTATGGTGAAGAAGTCAAGGATGCTCTGCTGGATCCA AACTGGTATTGTCCGCCTTGCCGCCGAATCTGCAACTGCAGTTTCTGTCGGCAGCGAGATGGGCGGTGTGCGACTGGGGTCCTTGTGTATTTAGCCAAATACCATGGCTTTGGGAACGTGCATGCTTACTTGAAAAG tCTGAAACAGGAATTCGAAATGCAAGCATAG
- the CDCA7 gene encoding cell division cycle-associated protein 7 isoform X4 has protein sequence MDARRVRQKGHGVKKNLKKFRYVKLISMETSSSSDDSCDSFASDNFANTRLQSDHTGCRTRSQCRRSGPLRVAMKFPTQNTRGAANKRAAPPEPSENSVTDSSSDSEDENGMNFLEKRALNIKQNKAMLAKLMSELESFPGSFPGRRSLPGPSSQSKTTRRRTFPGVASRRNPERRARPLTRSRSRILGSLSALPPEEEEEEEEDKFMLVRKRKTMDNYMNEDDMPRNRRAGSMTLPHIIRPVEEITEEELENICNNSREKIYNRSLGSTCHQCRQKTIDTKTNCRNPECWGVRGQFCGPCLRNRYGEEVKDALLDPNWYCPPCRRICNCSFCRQRDGRCATGVLVYLAKYHGFGNVHAYLKSLKQEFEMQA, from the exons ATGGACGCTCGCCGCGTGCGG CAAAAGGGTCACGGAGTAAAGAAGAACTTAAAGAAATTTAGATACGTGAAGTTGATTTCCATGGAAACCTCGTCATCCTCTGATGACAGTTGTGACAGCTTTGCTTCTGATAATTTTGCAAACACG AGACTGCAGTCAGACCACACTGGCTGCAGGACCCGAAGCCAGTGCAGAAGGTCGGGACCCCTCCGCGTGGCCATGAAGTTTCCAACTCAGAACACCAGGGGAGCCGCCAACAAGAGAGCAGCACCCCCAGAACCCTCTGAGAATTCTGTGACCGATTCCAGTTCTGATTCAGAAGATGAAAATGGCATGAATTTTTTGGAGAAAAGAGctttaaatataaagcaaaacaaagcaatg cTTGCAAAACTAATGTCAGAATTAGAAAGTTTCCCTGGCTCATTCCCTGGAAGGCGTTCCCTACCAGGCCCCAGTTCG CAATCAAAGACAACCCGGAGGCGTACATTCCCAGGTGTTGCTTCCAGAAGAAACCCTGAACGGAGAGCTCGTCCTCTCACCAGGTCAAGGTCCCGGATCCTTGGGTCCCTTAGTGCTCTGCccccagaagaggaggaggaagaggaggaagataaaTTCATGTtggtgagaaagaggaagaccaTGGACAACTACATGAAT GAAGATGACATGCCCAGAAATCGTCGTGCCGGATCCATGACCCTCCCACATATAATTCGCCCTGTGGAAGAAATTACAGAGGAAGAGCTGGAGAACATCTGTAATAACTCTCGAGAGAAGATCTATAACCGTTCATTG GGATCTACTTGCCACCAATGCCGCCAGAAAACTATCGATACCAAAACAAACTGTAGAAACCCGGAGTGTTGGGGTGTTCGTGGCCAGTTCTGTGGCCCCTGCCTTCGAAACCGTTATGGTGAAGAAGTCAAGGATGCTCTGCTGGATCCA AACTGGTATTGTCCGCCTTGCCGCCGAATCTGCAACTGCAGTTTCTGTCGGCAGCGAGATGGGCGGTGTGCGACTGGGGTCCTTGTGTATTTAGCCAAATACCATGGCTTTGGGAACGTGCATGCTTACTTGAAAAG tCTGAAACAGGAATTCGAAATGCAAGCATAG